The Mangifera indica cultivar Alphonso chromosome 8, CATAS_Mindica_2.1, whole genome shotgun sequence genome has a window encoding:
- the LOC123222800 gene encoding photosystem II reaction center W protein, chloroplastic-like, giving the protein MTIISASATTSSFTRTTLVHKPPTRPSASPVLGLPRMVMKGKLRCSMEGKQEDKSMLGMGASVLAAACAATMSKPAMALVDERMSTEGTGLPFGLSNNLLGWILLGVFGLIWALYFTYTTTLDEDEESGLSL; this is encoded by the exons ATGACCATCATTTCTGCTAGTGCTACAACTTCATCCTTCACCCGGACCACCCTTGTTCACAAGCCTCCCACTAGACCTTCTGCATCACCTGTTCTTG GGTTGCCAAGGATGGTGATGAAGGGGAAATTGAGATGTTCCATGGAGGGAAAGCAAGAAGATAAGTCAATGTTGGGAATGGGCGCATCGGTGTTGGCAGCTGCCTGCGCAGCCACCATGTCAAAGCCAGCAATGGCTCTGGTGGATGAGAGAATGAGCACTGAAGGAACAGGTCTTCCATTTGGTTTGAGCAATAATCTTCTTGGGTGGATCCTTTTGGGTGTGTTTGGTCTTATTTGGGCTCTCTACTTCACTTACACTACCACtcttgatgaagatgaagagtcTGGATTGTCTCTTTAA
- the LOC123224009 gene encoding probable galacturonosyltransferase 6: MVASEEEEEEEIENLREEDEMTLEEKELELSLNNSSIVGLSKPKMIKFLRTTKGQKVVILPDSWKQTNIKVAQHDEKVHRPLLGVTDAKMREIRDQVIRAKVYLNFAPSSSNSHLVKELRVRIKELEQAVGDTSKDSDLSKRALHKMKRMEATVYKASCVVPDCPAMATKLCAMSYNAEENVRSQKNQASYLLQLAARTTSKGLHCLSMQLTAEYFSLQPKERLFPNQKRLHDANLCHYAVFSDNILACAVVINSTVSSAMVNASAFPGTSFAFSGAAFLTVFGWNRMDMYIKFSDPLVAMRFDVNACTGAFGMNLFDLQQWRKQNLTSVYHTYLRCVVHGGVLGYKRLLWKAESLPLGWMTFYNQTVGLDRRWHLPGLGYESGITRRVIERAAVIHYDGIMKPWLDIGISEYKGYWSKHVNYDLPFLQRCNIHD; this comes from the exons ATGGTGGCAtctgaagaggaagaggaagaagagatagAAAACTTAAGAGAGGAGGATGAGATGACATTAGAGGAAAAGGAGTTAGAGTTGTCTTTGAACAATAGCTCGATAGTGGGATTAAGTAAACCaaagatgataaaatttttaaggacCACTAAAGGACAGAAGGTTGTGATTCTTCCTGATAGTTGG AAGCAAACCAATATAAAAGTAGCTCAACATGATGAAAAGGTACACCGTCCATTGTTGGGCGTGACTGATGCGAAGATGAGGGAGATCAGAGATCAAGTGATTAGAGCTAAAGTATACTTGAATTTTGCACCATCAAGCAGTAATTCTCATCTTGTAAAAGAGTTAAGAGTTCGAATTAAAGAGTTGGAGCAAGCAGTGGGTGATACCAGTAAGGATTCTGATTTGTCCAAGCG TGCTTTgcataaaatgaaaagaatggAGGCTACCGTGTACAAAGCCAGTTGTGTTGTTCCTGACTGCCCCGCTATGGCTACTAAGCTCTGTGCTATGTCATACAACGCTGAAGAAAATGTCCGGTCGCAGAAGAATCAGGCTTCATATCTTCTTCAGCTTGCTGCTAGAACTACTTCAAAAGGCCTTCACTGCCTGTCTATGCAGCTGACAGCTGAATACTTTTCCCTGCAACCCAAAGAGAGGTTGTTCCCTAACCAAAAAAGGTTGCACGATGCAAATCTATGTCATTACGCTGTCTTCTCTGACAATATTTTGGCTTGTGCTGTGGTTATTAACTCCACAGTTTCTTCGGCGATGGTAAATGCCTCTGCTTTTCCTGGGACCAGTTTTGCTTTTTCGGGTGCTGCATTTCTTACTGTTTTTGGTTG GAACCGGAtggatatgtatataaaattctCAGATCCGTTGGTGGCAATGAGATTTGATGTCAATGCTTGCACAGGGGCATTTGGGATGAATTTGTTTGATCTTCAGCAGTGGAGGAAACAGAATCTAACTTCTGTGTATCATACGTATTTGAG atGCGTTGTTCACGGTGGTGTGTTGGGATATAAGAGGCTATTGTGGAAGGCTGAGAGCTTACCTTTAGGTTGGATGACTTTCTATAACCAGACAGTGGGTTTAGACAGGAGATGGCATTTGCCTGGGCTAGGTTATGAGTCAGGCATCACAAGACGAGTCATTGAGCGAGCTGCAGTGATTCACTATGATGGCATCATGAAACCGTGGTTAGATATTGGAATTTCGGAATATAAAGGCTACTGGAGCAAACATGTCAACTATGACCTTCCATTCTTGCAACGCTGCAACATTCATGACTAA